A window of Cohnella herbarum contains these coding sequences:
- a CDS encoding MDR family MFS transporter — MLNESRKALFITIGLILGLIMSSLDQTIVSSAMPTIVNQLDGMTLYSWGFSIYMLVSTTAMPIYGKLADLFGRKKVYLIGLTLFLIGSVLCGVAGSMEQFIVYRAIHGLGAGALMPIAFTIIGDVYPPEKRGKFMGLFGTVFAVSSLLGPTLGGAIAEHWGWGWIFLINLPLGIAAFLFIYVSLRESRNGENRSIDWLGAASFTGAIVSILLALILIGNDQGSRSHYSWDSSIILILLGAGSMLLIFFSWIETKAKDPFIPLRLFKIRVIAYGNIAGFFMSAAMFGAIVYIPLFVQGVIGVNPTLAGFILTPLLLSVVVTTTIGGRLLAKVSYRAILVPSLLLMGVGFYFLSRMNADTSEIEAIAYMVVTGLGMGAVYPTLGTAAQSAVDIADRGTATSSSQFFRSIGGTIGVSVFGSILAIRMDIQSAGASGGFVDQRLLLDAETRGALTGAVLSDLQSRLSESLGLVFEIGMILIVFACIACLMIGNARLVQRNRKEA; from the coding sequence ATGTTAAATGAGAGTCGAAAGGCATTATTCATTACGATCGGTCTTATCTTGGGATTGATTATGTCCTCATTGGATCAAACGATCGTATCGTCCGCCATGCCGACCATAGTTAATCAATTAGACGGCATGACCTTGTACAGTTGGGGATTCTCTATTTATATGCTTGTCTCGACAACGGCCATGCCCATCTATGGCAAGCTTGCGGATTTATTCGGAAGGAAAAAGGTTTATCTAATCGGGCTGACGTTATTCCTGATCGGCTCGGTTTTGTGCGGAGTAGCGGGCAGCATGGAGCAGTTTATCGTTTACCGGGCGATTCATGGTCTCGGGGCGGGAGCGCTTATGCCGATCGCCTTCACGATTATCGGTGATGTGTATCCTCCCGAGAAACGGGGAAAGTTCATGGGGCTATTCGGTACAGTATTCGCGGTTTCCAGTTTATTGGGACCGACCCTCGGTGGAGCGATCGCGGAACATTGGGGCTGGGGATGGATATTCCTAATTAATCTTCCCCTTGGAATAGCTGCATTCCTTTTCATCTATGTCTCGCTTAGAGAGAGCAGAAACGGAGAAAACCGTTCGATAGATTGGCTTGGGGCTGCATCGTTTACCGGAGCGATCGTGTCCATCCTGCTTGCTCTTATCTTGATCGGAAACGATCAAGGATCGAGAAGCCACTATTCATGGGACTCCTCGATTATTCTCATCTTGCTCGGAGCAGGCTCTATGTTATTGATCTTCTTCTCATGGATTGAAACGAAAGCCAAGGACCCGTTTATTCCGCTTCGGTTGTTTAAGATCCGAGTTATCGCTTACGGAAATATTGCGGGATTCTTCATGAGCGCGGCGATGTTCGGCGCTATCGTGTATATTCCGTTATTCGTTCAAGGCGTTATCGGGGTTAATCCGACGCTCGCCGGATTTATTCTAACGCCACTCCTGTTATCCGTTGTTGTAACGACGACGATAGGAGGGAGATTACTTGCCAAGGTGTCATACCGGGCGATACTCGTCCCAAGCTTGCTTTTAATGGGAGTCGGTTTTTATTTCCTAAGCCGGATGAACGCGGATACGAGCGAGATAGAAGCCATAGCCTATATGGTCGTCACCGGTCTTGGCATGGGCGCGGTTTATCCGACTCTCGGTACGGCCGCGCAAAGTGCTGTCGATATCGCGGATCGTGGGACCGCTACTTCTTCATCCCAATTTTTTCGTTCGATCGGCGGCACGATCGGAGTTAGCGTGTTCGGAAGTATATTAGCGATCAGAATGGACATACAATCGGCGGGGGCATCAGGTGGTTTCGTCGATCAACGACTATTACTGGATGCGGAAACTCGCGGCGCTCTAACCGGTGCTGTCCTGTCCGATCTTCAATCGCGACTAAGCGAATCGTTGGGTCTCGTATTCGAAATCGG
- a CDS encoding ABC transporter ATP-binding protein encodes MLKLFRYLRPYRWAVAAVMALILMQSLSELYLPTLMADIINDGVVKGDTPYIWKIGGFMLAVTAIGTLVSIAASYLSSRVASGFGRDVRSKTFRHVENFSLQEFDKIGTASLITRTTNDITQVQTVLMMMMRMMVAAPMMCIGGLIMAISKDAHLSLVFVGAIPILALTIFLIASKGIPYFKVMQKKIDKLNLVLREGLTGIRVIRSFNRFEHETKRFKEANGDLTQTAIKVNQIMAFMMPMMMLILNFSSIAIIWFGGIRVSEGNMQVGDLMAFLQYAMQIMFSLLMVSMMFVMVPRASASAVRINEVLNTEPVILEKGRGHSGKSGAGGERRSQGLVEFENVSFRYPGAESPAISGISFQAKPGEVTAIIGGTGSGKSTLISLIPRFYDIEEGAIRIDGADVRDLSLDELRSAIGLVPQKALLFTGTVSDNIRYGKTDATDEEVRHAAVTAQAEDFIEGMAEGYSAQISQGGSNLSGGQKQRLSIARALVRKPSIYLFDDSFSALDFKTDAKLRAALKSETTEATVMIVAQRVSTVMDANRIIVLDEGRIVGIGNHRELMESCSVYREIVSSQLSEEEIA; translated from the coding sequence TTGCTTAAGCTATTTAGGTACCTCAGACCTTACCGTTGGGCGGTTGCCGCGGTTATGGCGCTTATTCTCATGCAGTCTCTTAGCGAGCTGTACTTGCCGACATTGATGGCGGATATCATTAATGACGGCGTCGTGAAGGGAGATACTCCGTATATTTGGAAAATAGGCGGGTTCATGTTAGCCGTTACGGCCATAGGCACGCTGGTGTCGATCGCGGCGAGTTACCTCTCATCACGAGTCGCTTCCGGTTTCGGAAGGGACGTGCGCAGCAAAACGTTCAGGCACGTCGAGAACTTCTCCTTGCAGGAGTTCGACAAGATCGGGACGGCCTCCCTGATCACTCGCACGACCAACGATATTACGCAGGTGCAGACGGTTCTTATGATGATGATGCGCATGATGGTCGCTGCTCCGATGATGTGCATAGGCGGTTTGATCATGGCAATCTCAAAGGATGCTCATTTGTCGCTTGTTTTCGTCGGAGCTATTCCGATTCTTGCCTTGACGATATTTCTCATCGCGAGCAAAGGAATTCCGTATTTCAAAGTGATGCAGAAGAAGATCGACAAGTTGAATTTAGTGCTTCGCGAAGGTTTGACGGGAATCCGCGTCATACGTTCGTTCAATCGCTTCGAGCATGAAACGAAACGCTTCAAGGAAGCGAACGGAGATCTCACGCAAACCGCGATCAAAGTCAATCAAATCATGGCGTTCATGATGCCGATGATGATGCTGATCCTGAATTTCTCGTCAATCGCGATTATTTGGTTCGGCGGTATCCGAGTCAGCGAAGGAAATATGCAGGTGGGCGATTTGATGGCGTTCTTGCAATACGCGATGCAAATCATGTTCTCTCTTCTCATGGTATCGATGATGTTCGTTATGGTTCCGCGCGCATCTGCTTCTGCGGTCAGAATCAACGAAGTGCTGAATACAGAGCCAGTTATCTTGGAAAAAGGCAGAGGTCATAGCGGGAAATCCGGAGCTGGAGGAGAGCGTCGCTCGCAAGGTTTAGTGGAATTCGAGAACGTATCCTTCCGTTACCCGGGTGCCGAGTCGCCCGCGATCTCGGGAATATCCTTCCAAGCTAAACCGGGCGAAGTTACGGCGATCATCGGAGGAACCGGATCAGGGAAGTCCACGCTCATTAGCTTGATTCCGAGATTCTATGACATAGAAGAAGGAGCGATCCGCATAGACGGCGCGGACGTGCGCGACTTGTCGCTCGACGAGCTTCGTTCGGCGATCGGACTTGTTCCGCAGAAGGCGCTCCTGTTTACCGGCACGGTATCGGACAATATCCGCTACGGGAAAACCGACGCAACCGACGAGGAAGTCCGTCACGCCGCGGTTACCGCCCAAGCTGAAGATTTCATCGAAGGTATGGCGGAAGGTTATTCGGCGCAGATTTCGCAGGGCGGATCGAATTTGTCCGGCGGACAGAAACAGCGGTTATCGATCGCTCGGGCGCTCGTGAGGAAGCCTTCGATTTATTTGTTCGACGATAGCTTCTCCGCGCTCGATTTCAAGACCGATGCCAAGCTGAGGGCGGCGCTCAAAAGCGAAACTACCGAAGCGACCGTCATGATCGTTGCGCAGCGGGTGAGCACGGTGATGGACGCAAACCGGATCATCGTATTGGATGAGGGCCGGATCGTTGGAATCGGCAATCATCGGGAGCTAATGGAAAGCTGCAGCGTCTATCGCGAGATCGTATCGTCGCAGCTGTCCGAGGAGGAGATCGCATGA
- a CDS encoding ABC transporter ATP-binding protein, with amino-acid sequence MSENRGNHNMPSKGPAPGGPGRGPMGPGMGGGMGGMGMPPQKAKNFKGTLRRLSGYLRPQRMKLLAVLITAILSTAFAIYSPKVLGNATTKLFEGMMGKLNGDPNAHFDLPGIWQIVVFLAGLYLVSSIFSYIQQYLMAGVAQKTVYGLRNEVNDKLGRLPLKYFDSKSHGEILSRAVNDVDNISNTLQQSLTQLITSLITIIGVIVMMLTISPWLTLILLLTLPLSMIVIRGAASRSQKHFKTQQMELGQLNGHVEEMYSGHKIVKAYGQEDISVAKFDQINERLYESGWRAQFVSGNIMPLMSMVSNIGYVFISVVGGIMVAKGSISIGNIQAFIQYARQFSMPLVQTANIANIIQSTIASAERVFELLDEEEEIPEAAEGKDLKLANPRGEVAMKDVAFGYQSDAMLIENMDIDVKSGQMVAIVGPTGAGKTTLVNLLMRFYEVNEGSITIDGADITRMKRGHLRSLFGMVLQDTWLFNGTIRDNIAYGREGVKEEEIIEAAKAAHADHFIRTLPEGYDTVLNEEASNLSQGQKQLLTIARAILADPAILILDEATSSVDTRTEVYIQKAMHELMQGRTSFVIAHRLSTIRDADLILVMNQGSIIEKGTHNELLAQGGFYADLYNSQFTGGSLKQQVG; translated from the coding sequence ATGAGTGAAAATCGCGGCAATCATAATATGCCAAGCAAAGGCCCTGCTCCGGGCGGCCCCGGCAGAGGACCGATGGGGCCAGGCATGGGCGGCGGTATGGGCGGCATGGGAATGCCTCCGCAGAAGGCGAAAAATTTCAAAGGAACTCTTCGCAGGCTGAGCGGATACTTGCGCCCTCAAAGGATGAAATTATTAGCGGTGCTGATTACAGCTATTCTTAGTACGGCGTTCGCGATCTATAGCCCTAAAGTGTTGGGAAACGCGACGACGAAGCTATTCGAAGGCATGATGGGCAAGCTGAACGGCGATCCGAACGCGCATTTCGATCTCCCGGGGATATGGCAGATCGTCGTCTTCTTGGCAGGGTTATACTTGGTCAGCTCTATTTTCAGCTATATCCAGCAATACCTTATGGCGGGCGTCGCGCAGAAGACGGTTTACGGTTTGCGTAACGAAGTCAACGATAAGCTCGGCAGGCTGCCGCTGAAATATTTCGATAGCAAGTCGCACGGTGAAATACTGAGCCGAGCCGTCAATGACGTCGATAACATCAGCAATACGCTGCAACAAAGCCTCACTCAGTTGATTACTTCGCTGATCACCATCATCGGCGTTATCGTCATGATGCTTACGATCAGTCCATGGTTAACCTTAATCTTACTGCTGACGTTACCTCTGTCGATGATCGTGATTAGAGGCGCGGCAAGCCGTTCTCAGAAACATTTCAAAACGCAGCAGATGGAATTGGGTCAGCTTAACGGACATGTCGAGGAGATGTATTCCGGACACAAGATCGTCAAAGCGTACGGGCAAGAAGACATTTCCGTCGCCAAGTTCGATCAGATCAACGAGCGGTTGTACGAATCGGGGTGGAGGGCGCAGTTCGTATCCGGGAACATTATGCCGCTTATGAGCATGGTCAGCAATATCGGCTACGTATTCATCAGCGTCGTCGGCGGGATCATGGTCGCCAAGGGTTCGATCTCGATCGGTAACATTCAAGCGTTCATTCAATACGCAAGGCAATTCTCGATGCCTCTCGTTCAGACGGCGAACATCGCGAACATCATCCAGTCGACGATCGCTTCGGCGGAGCGCGTGTTCGAACTGCTTGACGAAGAGGAAGAGATTCCGGAAGCAGCGGAAGGGAAAGACCTCAAGCTCGCTAATCCGCGCGGCGAAGTCGCGATGAAGGACGTCGCTTTCGGTTATCAATCCGATGCGATGCTGATCGAAAATATGGACATCGACGTGAAGAGCGGGCAAATGGTTGCGATCGTCGGACCGACCGGTGCGGGCAAAACGACGTTGGTTAACCTTCTGATGCGTTTCTATGAAGTTAACGAAGGCAGCATTACGATCGACGGAGCGGATATCACGCGGATGAAACGCGGACATCTGAGGAGTTTGTTCGGAATGGTGTTGCAGGACACGTGGCTATTCAACGGAACGATCCGCGACAATATCGCTTACGGACGCGAAGGGGTTAAAGAGGAAGAGATCATCGAGGCGGCGAAAGCCGCTCATGCGGATCATTTTATTCGTACTTTGCCTGAAGGTTATGATACAGTGTTAAATGAAGAAGCATCCAATTTGTCGCAAGGACAGAAACAATTGTTGACGATCGCCAGAGCAATCTTGGCGGATCCGGCCATTCTGATTCTCGACGAAGCGACAAGCAGCGTGGATACGCGTACGGAAGTGTACATTCAGAAAGCGATGCACGAGCTCATGCAAGGCAGAACGAGCTTCGTGATCGCGCATCGTCTGTCCACGATCCGGGATGCGGACTTGATCCTGGTCATGAATCAGGGCAGTATTATCGAGAAGGGCACGCACAACGAACTGCTCGCCCAAGGCGGATTTTACGCGGATCTGTACAACAGCCAGTTTACGGGCGGAAGCCTGAAACAACAGGTGGGGTAA
- a CDS encoding nitroreductase family protein — MVSLEEIIRGRRSIGKVKNEPVPKELIEKMIEAAVWAPNHFATEPWKFVVMTGEGRRVLGQAYADIAADTMQELSEEERALRLEKEVAKAYRSPVVIAAVCVPSDAPRVDAREELAAAHAAVQNLLLMAHASGLGAVWRTGDPAYHPKMKAAFGLAGREQIVGLIYVGYPDMQPSAGKRVPGTEKTAWLEG; from the coding sequence ATGGTAAGCTTAGAAGAAATCATTCGCGGAAGACGCAGCATCGGGAAAGTAAAGAACGAGCCGGTACCGAAGGAATTGATCGAGAAAATGATCGAGGCAGCGGTCTGGGCTCCGAATCATTTTGCGACCGAGCCTTGGAAATTTGTCGTCATGACCGGAGAAGGCAGGAGAGTACTGGGTCAAGCTTATGCCGACATTGCCGCGGACACGATGCAGGAATTAAGCGAGGAAGAACGCGCGCTGCGTCTCGAGAAGGAAGTGGCGAAAGCCTACCGCTCCCCGGTCGTGATCGCCGCAGTATGCGTGCCATCGGACGCTCCGAGAGTAGATGCCAGGGAAGAACTCGCCGCCGCGCACGCGGCCGTGCAAAACTTGTTGCTCATGGCGCATGCTAGTGGACTCGGTGCGGTTTGGCGCACCGGAGATCCTGCCTACCATCCGAAGATGAAGGCGGCATTCGGGCTTGCCGGACGAGAACAAATCGTCGGACTTATTTATGTCGGTTATCCCGACATGCAACCCTCCGCAGGTAAACGGGTTCCGGGAACGGAAAAAACCGCTTGGTTGGAAGGGTAA